The Sphingomonas sp. HF-S4 sequence CGGGTCGCCATTTCTTGTTCCGATCGCTTTGTTTCGGTACGTTAACGGCTCCCGAGCACCGAAGGTCCGCGAAGAACGGCAGACTTGCTGTGGATCAGTACGATTTCTCAGGGCTTGCCCCGATTGCTCAGCGATCCGGCCGGTCCAGCGGATAATCCTCCGGATCGACCGTGTCGACCGAGGGTCGATCCTCCACCTTTTCGGGTTTCTGGCCGCCGGGCGTCGTCGAGTCCGGGTCGCGCGGCTTTTCGGCAGGGACCCCGCCTTCCTGCAGGTCACCCATCACACTCACTCCGTGCCCGAGCCGGGTTCGGCCATACCGCGATGCATCTGCGCGAGGACGGCCTGCGGCACGACACCCGACGCGGCGACCTGAAGCTTGTTGCTCCACCCGGAGACGATATGGCCCTTGCCGGCAAACAGCGCGTCCCAGCCGTCCTTGGCCACCTTGGCAGGATCAGCCTTATTGTCGTCCTGGCCGACCGACGTGTCGAGCATGTCGGCACGCGCGAAGAACTCGGTGTCGGTCGCGCCGGGCATCAGGGTGGTGAGCGTGACGCCCTCCACATCCTTGAGCTCGTTGCGCAACGCCTCGGTGAAATTGTCCACGAACGCCTTGGTGGCGTTGTAGATGGCGTTGGAGCTGCCCGGAATGTAGCCGGCGATCGAGCCGGTCACGAGCACCTTGCCGGCGCCGCGCGCGACCATCTCGCCCAGCACCTTCTGGAGCAGATAGACCGTGCCGGTGACGTTGGTGTCGATCGAATGCCGCCAGCTCGCGACCGCCTGTTCCAGGAACGGGCCGCCGGTGCCGATGCCGGCATTGGCCATCAGCACATCGACCGTGCGGCCGCGCGCGGCGGCGAGCAGAGTATCGACGCCATCGATCGTCGAGAGATCCGCTTGAACCGATTCCACTTGGGTGCCGAACTGCTTGAAGTCATCCGCCGCGGCATCGATCAATGCCTCGTCGGCGACGACGATCAGGTCGTAGCCGTCCTTGGCCGCCAGCGTGGCGAGTTCGAAGCCGATGCCGGTCGAGGCGCCGGTGACGATTGCGAGCTTGTTTGCCATGTCGTTATTACTCCGCCGCCAGTGCCAGGCCGGGTTTGAGCACCACCTTGGTCACTTCGTTCTGATTGTCGTGGAACATCTTGTAGCCCTTGGGCGCCTCCTCGAGCGGAAGCGTGTGGCTGATCAGGAAGGTCGTATCGATCTTGCCTTCCAGGATCGCGTTGAGCAGCGCGGGCATGTAATGCTGGACGTGCGTCTGCCCGGTCTTAAGCGTCAGCCCCTTCTCCATGAAGGCGCCCAGCGGGAACTTGTCGACGAAGCCGCCATAGACCGCCGGCATCGATACCCGGCCACCCTTGCGGCAGGCGAGGATCGCCTGGCGGATCGAGTGAATGCGATCGGTGCCCAGAAAGGTCGACGCCTTGATCTGGTCGATGACGTTGTCGACGAACATGCCGTGCGCCTCGAGCCCGACCGCGTCGATCACGGCGTCGGGGCCGATCCCGCCGGTCATCGCCATCAGCGCCTCATAGGTTGCGCTTTCCTCGAAGTTGATCGTCTCGGCGCCGAACTTCCTGGCCAGTTCGAGCCGGCGCGGGAAGTGATCGATCGCGATCACGCGCTCGGCGCCCATCAGGAATGCCGATTGCACCGCGAACAGCCCGACCGGGCCGCAGCCCCATACTGCCACCGTGTCGCCAGGTTCGATCCCGGCATTCTCCGCCGCCATCCAGCCGGTCGGCAGGATGTCGGAAAGAAAAAGCACTTTCTCGTCCTCGATCCCGTCGGGGATCACCAGCGGCCCGACATCGCTGAACGGCACGCGGACATATTCCGCCTGGCCGCCGGCATAGCCGCCGGTCAAATGGCTGTAGCCGAACAATCCCGACATCGGCTGGCCGTAGAGCTCCTGGCCGATATCCTGGTTGTCCGCAGGCAGCCCGTTATCGCAGGCCGAGTATTGATGCTTGCCGCAATGGAAGCAGCTGCCGCACGCGATCGTGAACGGGATGACAACGCGCTGCCCCTTCTTGAGCGTCGACTTGGGGCCAATCTCGACCACCTCCCCCATGAATTCATGACCGAGGATGTCGCCCGACTGCATCGTCGGGATATAGCCGTCATAGAGATGGAGGTCGGAGCCGCAGATCGCAGTTGCGGTGACCTTGATGATCGCGTCGCGCGGGTTGAGGATTTCGGGATCGTCGACGTTGTCGACGCGGACGTCGTGCTTCCCGTGCCAGGCGAGTGCGCGCATCAGTTCTTCTCCTCGTCGAGCTGCGCACGGGTGCGCGCGCTCGTGGCGATCTCGCCGGTTTCCATTAGTTGCTTGAAGCGGCGAAGGTCGCGCCGCGCCTGGATCGCCGGCTCGCGCTGGAACATCTTGGCGATCAGCTTGCCGATCGTGCCCCCCGGCGGATCATAGAGGATCGTCGCAGTGACGATCGTGCCGCGGCCGCCCTGCGCATCGCGAAAGTCAATCCGGCCGCTATTGGGGACGTCGGCGCCCTCCTCGGAACGCCAGGCGATATATTCGCCGTCCTTCTCCTCGGTGATCGTCGCATCCCATTCGACGGTCTTTCCTGCCGGCGCCTTGACCACCCAATGCGAACGCTTGGCGTCGAGCACATCGACGCGTTCGACATTGTCCATGAAACTCGCGAGGTTGGCGAAGTCGCGCCAATAGGCGAACAGCTCGGCGCGAGGGCGATTGATCGTCACGGTGCGGCCGACCAGCGTGTCGGCATTGCCCTGGCCAGGCTTGTCGATCAGCGCCTCGGTAGCTGCATCGACCGCCGCGGAACGATGCTTCGAAGTGCTCAGCGGCGCGTCGTCGGCGCGCGTCGAGTCGATCGTGTCGGCCATCGGCTGGATCCTCATTTTCGGGTTTCCAGCTGAACGATGCGCGATGACGCCTGTTCCGGTTCTGTCGGCGTTCGGAAAAGAAAAAGGACAAATCTTGAAACAGGTTAGCACCTATCCCCTCGCTGCCCCGAGACCGGGTCACCGGTTCCGATCAGGCCGCAAGGGATTCCAGCAATGCCTGGACTCGCTCGACGCGCGCACCGTCGTCGAGGGCTTCGACGAGCAACAGCCGGTCGTCCTTGCGCGTCAGGCCGTGGACGCGCGCGTCGCCGGTGAAATCCCTGCGCGGCGTCAGCGCGATCGCCGACGGACCCGCGTCGATTCGCCCTACCCTCGCATGCCGCGCCGCGATACCGATCCGCAACTTCGCCATGAGGGTGGCAGCCTCCTCGGGAAGCGGCCCGAAGCGATCGACCAGCTCCTCTTCGAAGGCATCGACTTCGGCATCGCCA is a genomic window containing:
- a CDS encoding SRPBCC family protein, whose protein sequence is MADTIDSTRADDAPLSTSKHRSAAVDAATEALIDKPGQGNADTLVGRTVTINRPRAELFAYWRDFANLASFMDNVERVDVLDAKRSHWVVKAPAGKTVEWDATITEEKDGEYIAWRSEEGADVPNSGRIDFRDAQGGRGTIVTATILYDPPGGTIGKLIAKMFQREPAIQARRDLRRFKQLMETGEIATSARTRAQLDEEKN
- a CDS encoding zinc-dependent alcohol dehydrogenase, with product MRALAWHGKHDVRVDNVDDPEILNPRDAIIKVTATAICGSDLHLYDGYIPTMQSGDILGHEFMGEVVEIGPKSTLKKGQRVVIPFTIACGSCFHCGKHQYSACDNGLPADNQDIGQELYGQPMSGLFGYSHLTGGYAGGQAEYVRVPFSDVGPLVIPDGIEDEKVLFLSDILPTGWMAAENAGIEPGDTVAVWGCGPVGLFAVQSAFLMGAERVIAIDHFPRRLELARKFGAETINFEESATYEALMAMTGGIGPDAVIDAVGLEAHGMFVDNVIDQIKASTFLGTDRIHSIRQAILACRKGGRVSMPAVYGGFVDKFPLGAFMEKGLTLKTGQTHVQHYMPALLNAILEGKIDTTFLISHTLPLEEAPKGYKMFHDNQNEVTKVVLKPGLALAAE
- a CDS encoding SDR family NAD(P)-dependent oxidoreductase translates to MANKLAIVTGASTGIGFELATLAAKDGYDLIVVADEALIDAAADDFKQFGTQVESVQADLSTIDGVDTLLAAARGRTVDVLMANAGIGTGGPFLEQAVASWRHSIDTNVTGTVYLLQKVLGEMVARGAGKVLVTGSIAGYIPGSSNAIYNATKAFVDNFTEALRNELKDVEGVTLTTLMPGATDTEFFARADMLDTSVGQDDNKADPAKVAKDGWDALFAGKGHIVSGWSNKLQVAASGVVPQAVLAQMHRGMAEPGSGTE